In Segnochrobactrum spirostomi, the DNA window CCGTTCGATCAGTTCGAGCGCCACGTCGTTACCGGCACCGCGGCAGAGCGCGCGATAGAAGGCGAGCTTGGTGTCGAGGATGTCGGGAAGCGGCCCGTTGGCGTAGGCGCTCACGAGCGCGGCCTCTGCGGCCCTGAGAGCGGCGACCGCCGGCGCGTCGGCGCGCTCGCAGAATTGACGCGCGACGAGGCCTTCGAGCGCAGCCCGCACGGCGTAGATGTTCTCGGCGTCGGCGCGGCCGAGCACCGCGACCGAAAGGCCCCGCGGCCCGGCGACGAGAAGCCCTTCGGTTTCGAGCTCGCGCAGCGCCTCGCGCAGTACGGTGCGGCTGACCCCGAGGGCGGCGCAGAGATCCTTCTCGAACAGCCGCTCGCCGGCGGGAAGCCCGCCGGTTTCGACGAGCCGCCGCAAAGTCGCGGCGAGCTTGCGCCGCAAGGGCGCGCTCTCCTGGACGATCGGGGCGATCTTGGCGCCGGCAACCATCTGCGAGCCTCTTCCTGCCGCTCAGCCGAGCAGGAAGGGATCGACGGCGGCGTGAAAGCCCTCCGGCCGGTCGAGGTTCGCCAGGTGGCGGGCGCCGTCGATCACGGCGAACTCGGCACCCGGGATGAGCCCGACGATCGCCTCGGAGAGAGACGGCGGCGTGCGCTGATCGCGCGAGCCGACGACGACGCGGGTCGGCACTGTCACACGCTTGAAGAGTTCGACCACATCGCTGGTGAAGACGGACTGGGCGGCCTCGATATAGGCGTCGGCGCTCATCGCCGCGATGCTCGCGACGAGGGCCTCGACGTGCGCCGGGTCGCCGTCCTCGACGAGGGTCTCGGTCGCGTAGCGGCGGGCATAGTCGTCTATCGAGCCGTCGCGGATCGTCTTCTCGATCGCCGCGGCGCGGGTCGCGCCGGCCTCGCCCTGGGTGGCGAAGGAATCGGCGATGACGAGGCTCTTCACGAGGTGCGGCGCGATGTCGGTGAGGTGCGCCGCGATCGGCCCGCCCATCGAGATCGCCACCACCTTGGCCGGCTTGCCGCCGAAGGCGGCGAGCACCGCGGCGAGGTCGGTCGCAACGTTGCGCACCGTGAAGCCGCCGTTGCGGCTCGAGCGGCCATGGCCGCGGGCATCGACGGCGATCACGTCGAAATGCGGCGACCAGCGGCGGATCTGCTCCTGCCAGAGCCACGCGGCGGTGCCGAGGCTGTGGATCAGGAGAAGCGG includes these proteins:
- a CDS encoding GntR family transcriptional regulator, whose translation is MVAGAKIAPIVQESAPLRRKLAATLRRLVETGGLPAGERLFEKDLCAALGVSRTVLREALRELETEGLLVAGPRGLSVAVLGRADAENIYAVRAALEGLVARQFCERADAPAVAALRAAEAALVSAYANGPLPDILDTKLAFYRALCRGAGNDVALELIERLAVRTSLLRARSLNDPARKDASLAEIDALVTALAARDGPRAGRLAERHVANAARAALALTPAPADDPETHQ
- a CDS encoding alpha/beta fold hydrolase — encoded protein: MSEIDVNGERLGYDRAGAGEPLLLIHSLGTAAWLWQEQIRRWSPHFDVIAVDARGHGRSSRNGGFTVRNVATDLAAVLAAFGGKPAKVVAISMGGPIAAHLTDIAPHLVKSLVIADSFATQGEAGATRAAAIEKTIRDGSIDDYARRYATETLVEDGDPAHVEALVASIAAMSADAYIEAAQSVFTSDVVELFKRVTVPTRVVVGSRDQRTPPSLSEAIVGLIPGAEFAVIDGARHLANLDRPEGFHAAVDPFLLG